A part of Vulcanisaeta moutnovskia 768-28 genomic DNA contains:
- a CDS encoding 50S ribosomal protein L35ae: MSTQIRTIKARIYSIRRGSIGYSRDAIIIVPGIETAIDAAKFINAKVIWKSRTGIEAIGNVLRVWGKHGQLLVRFRQGLPGQALGDTVDLILNR, translated from the coding sequence GTGTCGACGCAGATAAGGACCATTAAGGCCAGGATATACTCAATAAGGAGGGGTTCCATTGGCTACTCAAGGGATGCAATAATCATAGTACCTGGCATCGAGACCGCGATAGATGCGGCCAAGTTCATAAATGCTAAGGTTATTTGGAAATCAAGGACGGGTATTGAGGCAATAGGCAATGTGCTTAGGGTGTGGGGTAAGCACGGTCAATTACTTGTTAGGTTTAGGCAAGGATTGCCTGGACAAGCCCTAGGTGATACTGTGGATTTGATACTTAATAGGTAA
- a CDS encoding V-type ATPase 116kDa subunit family protein, producing the protein MPIARLIEYKIALPSEYAFDLLMNIGDAGYFMPITRPGVIPAPKVPGKYSERIRRVEDISRELNRILSQYSIPPPVTPHEVKIGLFNELLEYIIEDGEDLLTRVRQYLDSIEGIRNEYMRLRGIVDVLSLVGDIVIEKLRHFSVDIVPISEEDFNEFRNAVINHGAETLPIKVQERFYALVIYPEWARQGLLNTYKLFNATPLEVPSTIDLNSMKSKLAELEGRLGKLEQEFRDFLTKVSDRAYAIIDLSDTITNIVRQYMDSAIPEGKDIGDRLLQIMNSVNDTRNRIRELEVVHEALGYMKKTGISFEGLSRLRIRVFVIRGGVNKDAIKGLMYIKRDVEGTDLSILTLVESPEGLDVRSLGKEVYEISRDYLTNIKSAYELTGRELTDLRSRLKDLEKEYEEFVKEFNEVSTYGVEGINKVSGDVITIAGYVKESLSSKFDILLTSLLSKLAIDAKVRKESKVAYVKEIEPEKAPTLEEYPKPVDAFKKITYMYGVPKYIEISPIILTFILFPAFYGWMYPDLGHGIVLSLFGYSLYRSRYKGSNAFLRSIFGGKYSMWGLVFLMAGIWSIIFTFVESGTIFGIEVLPALFRLVHVSGTALEVLSNSIYAMLAVSIMVGIVSLLLAFILKAINAHRGGERDLAIGFYVPLFFFFTFLVLALMGPGFVPVIRIGEKTPLLKPLYPLFNAIEGLMWYWAYAAFAVLAILMFSLFYFRAKYRGVPGFSAAQLAVEVSAEAAIPSLTNTISFMRLSIVAIMHAVFTAMTYAWAVSLGLFTPAGLAVLIIFNLIIILGEGFVAFVQSLRLHFYEMYTKFFSGAGVLFTPFMLGLRWVKLFIV; encoded by the coding sequence ATGCCAATAGCGAGACTTATTGAGTATAAGATTGCATTACCATCAGAGTACGCCTTCGATCTACTGATGAATATTGGTGATGCTGGTTACTTCATGCCAATAACTAGGCCCGGGGTAATACCAGCGCCTAAGGTACCAGGTAAATACTCAGAGAGAATTAGGAGGGTTGAGGATATTTCCAGGGAGTTAAACAGGATATTAAGTCAGTACTCAATACCACCGCCTGTAACCCCTCACGAAGTGAAGATCGGTCTATTTAATGAACTTCTTGAGTACATAATTGAGGATGGTGAGGACCTACTCACCAGGGTAAGGCAGTACCTAGATTCTATTGAGGGCATTAGAAATGAGTACATGAGATTGAGGGGCATTGTAGATGTTTTATCATTAGTTGGTGATATCGTCATTGAGAAATTAAGGCATTTCTCGGTCGATATTGTGCCAATAAGTGAGGAGGATTTCAATGAATTCAGGAACGCGGTCATTAACCACGGCGCAGAGACGTTGCCAATAAAGGTTCAAGAAAGGTTTTACGCATTGGTGATATACCCAGAGTGGGCTAGGCAGGGCTTATTAAACACGTATAAACTATTCAATGCAACTCCACTTGAGGTACCCAGTACCATTGATTTGAATTCCATGAAGAGTAAGTTGGCGGAGTTAGAGGGTAGGTTGGGAAAGCTTGAGCAGGAATTTCGGGACTTCCTGACCAAGGTTAGTGATAGGGCCTATGCAATTATTGATCTTTCAGACACAATAACGAACATAGTTAGGCAATACATGGACTCGGCAATTCCTGAGGGTAAGGATATCGGTGATAGATTGTTACAAATTATGAATTCTGTAAACGATACCAGGAATAGGATTAGGGAGTTGGAGGTTGTTCATGAAGCCTTAGGTTATATGAAGAAGACAGGTATTTCCTTTGAAGGCCTTAGTAGGTTAAGGATTAGGGTATTCGTGATTAGAGGTGGTGTAAATAAGGATGCTATTAAGGGATTAATGTACATTAAGCGTGATGTTGAGGGTACAGACCTATCAATACTCACATTAGTAGAGTCTCCTGAGGGTTTAGACGTAAGGTCACTTGGAAAGGAGGTTTATGAAATAAGTAGGGATTACTTAACCAATATTAAGTCGGCGTATGAATTAACAGGTAGGGAATTAACAGACCTAAGGTCTAGGCTTAAGGACCTAGAGAAGGAGTATGAGGAGTTCGTGAAGGAGTTTAATGAGGTCTCCACATACGGTGTTGAGGGTATTAATAAGGTCAGTGGTGATGTCATAACGATAGCTGGCTACGTTAAGGAAAGCCTCTCAAGTAAGTTTGATATCTTGCTAACATCACTATTAAGTAAATTAGCCATTGATGCTAAGGTTAGGAAGGAAAGCAAGGTTGCCTATGTTAAGGAAATAGAACCAGAGAAGGCTCCGACGCTCGAGGAGTATCCAAAACCCGTTGATGCGTTTAAGAAAATAACGTATATGTACGGTGTACCGAAGTACATCGAGATAAGCCCAATAATACTTACATTCATACTATTTCCAGCATTCTACGGCTGGATGTACCCAGACCTGGGTCACGGCATAGTACTATCCCTATTCGGTTATTCCCTGTATAGGTCTCGTTATAAGGGATCCAATGCCTTTCTACGGTCGATATTTGGCGGTAAGTACTCAATGTGGGGCTTGGTGTTCTTGATGGCTGGTATATGGTCCATAATATTCACGTTTGTGGAGAGTGGCACAATATTTGGTATAGAGGTATTACCGGCACTCTTCAGGCTAGTTCACGTTAGTGGCACAGCGCTGGAGGTACTTTCCAACTCAATATATGCAATGCTGGCTGTATCGATAATGGTTGGTATAGTATCATTATTACTAGCCTTCATTCTTAAGGCCATTAATGCACATAGGGGTGGTGAGAGAGATCTAGCCATAGGCTTTTATGTACCATTATTCTTCTTCTTCACATTCCTAGTGCTCGCCTTAATGGGTCCTGGATTCGTACCTGTCATAAGGATTGGTGAGAAGACACCATTATTAAAGCCCCTGTATCCATTGTTTAATGCAATAGAGGGTTTAATGTGGTATTGGGCGTATGCCGCATTTGCCGTGCTTGCAATACTAATGTTCTCGCTATTTTACTTCAGGGCTAAGTACAGGGGTGTTCCAGGGTTTAGTGCCGCCCAGTTAGCCGTTGAGGTTAGCGCCGAGGCAGCAATACCAAGTTTAACCAATACGATATCCTTTATGAGATTGAGCATAGTGGCGATTATGCATGCGGTATTTACGGCAATGACCTATGCCTGGGCTGTATCGCTGGGTTTGTTCACGCCGGCTGGCTTAGCCGTGCTGATAATATTCAACTTGATAATAATACTTGGTGAGGGGTTCGTAGCCTTCGTACAAAGCCTGAGGCTTCACTTCTATGAGATGTATACGAAATTCTTCAGTGGCGCTGGTGTGTTATTCACACCATTCATGCTTGGGTTAAGGTGGGTTAAGCTCTTCATAGTCTAA
- a CDS encoding CBS domain-containing protein — MAIPRVRDVMKEVPVTVRDDEPLISVIRIMNERNIGSIIITDEEGRVIGVFTERDLLRLVASNIDISTLTVGDVMTKDVIVIEQDASLIKAVHIMAKHGIRHLPIVDEDGKIVGIISIRDTAIILARLLVDMGMGRLGATEEEVSMIKDIINIDEGR, encoded by the coding sequence ATGGCAATACCGCGTGTTAGGGACGTGATGAAGGAGGTTCCCGTAACCGTGAGGGATGACGAGCCATTAATTAGTGTAATTAGGATAATGAATGAGAGGAATATTGGTTCAATAATAATAACTGATGAGGAGGGCAGGGTCATTGGGGTATTTACCGAGAGGGACCTATTAAGGCTTGTTGCAAGTAATATTGATATTAGTACGTTGACTGTTGGTGATGTTATGACTAAGGATGTAATAGTTATTGAGCAGGATGCCAGTCTAATAAAGGCCGTGCATATAATGGCTAAACATGGTATTAGGCATTTGCCAATAGTCGATGAAGATGGAAAGATAGTTGGCATAATATCAATTAGAGATACGGCAATAATATTAGCGAGACTACTTGTTGATATGGGTATGGGGAGACTTGGAGCTACGGAGGAGGAGGTTAGTATGATTAAGGACATAATAAATATTGATGAGGGTAGGTAA
- a CDS encoding lysine exporter LysO family protein, translating into MTSIVSLIGDLFLVVFPITMFIGYILRNRIKNLRISNYLQYVVMALIFTMAFWAGNIVASNYVFYIIIYSIIYALFSIVTSLVFTIPIGLIFNSRHALEIRVNNDGKTGMRLPLILLTILIIGWLLGYYVRYKSINYYINYLITLELLILILVIGLDIGSSINTSLLMQGYLGIIIAITSLLGSSISGLILHYLIKIPLTASLGISMGMGWYSLVGPLLSVRFGPAIGTLAFLTNFLREQLTYLLVPSIVVAGFRNVTLVSIGGATSMDDTLPIYRLYMGETGGFIAFVSGFVITMILPELLPYVITL; encoded by the coding sequence GTGACAAGCATCGTTAGTCTAATTGGTGATTTATTCCTGGTGGTATTTCCAATAACCATGTTTATTGGTTATATCCTTAGGAATAGAATAAAGAATCTCCGAATTAGTAATTACCTGCAGTATGTTGTTATGGCCTTAATATTCACCATGGCCTTTTGGGCGGGCAACATCGTAGCCAGTAACTACGTTTTTTACATAATAATTTACTCAATAATTTATGCATTATTCTCCATAGTAACAAGCCTGGTCTTTACCATACCTATTGGTCTTATTTTCAATTCAAGGCATGCCCTAGAAATACGTGTGAATAACGATGGCAAAACAGGTATGAGGTTACCATTAATATTATTAACAATTCTAATCATTGGATGGTTACTTGGTTATTACGTGAGGTATAAATCAATTAATTACTATATTAATTACTTAATTACACTTGAGCTACTTATATTGATCCTGGTAATAGGCCTTGACATTGGTTCCTCAATAAACACATCACTCCTTATGCAGGGTTACCTAGGCATAATAATTGCCATAACATCATTACTGGGAAGCTCCATAAGTGGCTTAATACTGCATTATTTAATTAAAATACCGTTAACGGCGTCCCTGGGGATATCGATGGGTATGGGCTGGTACTCATTGGTTGGACCACTCCTTAGCGTTAGGTTTGGGCCAGCAATTGGCACACTGGCATTCCTAACCAACTTCCTCAGGGAGCAACTAACATACCTACTGGTGCCTTCAATAGTTGTTGCTGGTTTTAGGAATGTAACCCTTGTATCGATTGGCGGCGCTACGTCAATGGACGACACATTACCAATTTATAGGCTTTACATGGGTGAGACGGGCGGTTTTATAGCGTTTGTGAGCGGTTTCGTAATAACAATGATACTCCCGGAATTACTGCCGTACGTTATCACACTTTAG
- the radA gene encoding DNA repair and recombination protein RadA, protein MVQDNVDLEDLEGIGPKTAQLLKSKGILSVRHLALFNPEELIELTDMTPDRVEKILRSARDIVFGSNRVSRATDIAKSFEGITRLRTNVRAIDELLQGGLEPKAIYEFAGEFGTGKTQLCHQLSVTVQLSQDKGGVGGAAVYLDTEEAFSPGRIINIAQRFDLDPNETLDNIYVIKVINAADLEDRIKFDVVKLVEQANARLIVVDSIIALYRAEFKGRERLAERQQRLNYILDWLMRIAKLYNVYVVLTNQVLDVPMGYIEIKRPAGGNVLAHAVTHRLFLRKSKEDVKVMEVLDSPRLPFKASAMFRITDKGIEDV, encoded by the coding sequence ATGGTTCAGGATAACGTGGATTTAGAGGATTTGGAGGGTATTGGACCCAAGACAGCGCAATTGCTGAAGTCCAAGGGAATACTTAGTGTGAGGCATCTGGCTCTCTTTAACCCTGAGGAGCTAATTGAATTGACAGACATGACCCCTGATAGGGTTGAGAAAATACTGAGGTCTGCGAGGGATATTGTCTTCGGTAGTAATAGGGTTTCAAGGGCTACTGATATTGCCAAGAGCTTTGAGGGTATTACCAGGTTGAGAACTAATGTTAGGGCCATTGACGAATTACTGCAGGGTGGTTTAGAGCCTAAGGCTATCTATGAGTTCGCTGGTGAGTTCGGCACAGGTAAGACTCAGCTTTGTCATCAATTATCAGTGACTGTTCAGCTAAGTCAGGATAAGGGTGGTGTTGGTGGTGCGGCCGTTTATTTAGATACTGAGGAGGCATTCTCACCAGGTAGGATTATTAATATTGCCCAGAGGTTTGACCTGGACCCCAATGAGACCTTAGATAACATATACGTTATCAAGGTTATTAATGCCGCGGATCTGGAGGATAGGATTAAGTTCGATGTTGTTAAGCTCGTGGAACAGGCTAATGCTAGGCTTATAGTTGTTGATTCAATAATAGCCCTTTACAGGGCTGAGTTTAAGGGTAGGGAGAGACTTGCCGAGAGGCAGCAGAGGCTTAATTACATCCTTGATTGGCTGATGAGGATTGCTAAGTTGTATAATGTTTACGTTGTTCTCACGAATCAAGTACTCGACGTACCCATGGGCTACATAGAGATTAAGAGACCGGCTGGCGGTAATGTGCTTGCCCACGCTGTTACTCATAGGCTTTTTCTTAGGAAGTCAAAGGAGGATGTCAAGGTGATGGAGGTCCTGGACTCACCGAGACTACCCTTCAAGGCCAGCGCCATGTTTAGGATCACGGATAAGGGCATTGAGGATGTTTAG
- a CDS encoding OBG GTPase family GTP-binding protein produces MPANLPPEAGKKWEKVMEAKTPEEKLKALEDFLSAVPKHKGTENLIHWARRRMAQLRREIEERKVKERSLRSGSGVNIYVEKEGDAQVVIVGPPSSGKSSLLRCLTNVKVEPDDIPFSSLEPIPGMFIHDNVYFQLVKLPSMNIEDVDSDVNSMALSMIRNADSAIVVLDASGDVEVQYNALKSILRENGIYIIRPRGFVTIERKPTGGVQVIGRLINGTAEDVKKLLVNYGINNALVTINGEATLDDVEESIFKEIVYKPSLVLINKIDLADNDYVKSITAKLSGEVTVLTASLKNCAIDSRALGESLLKIMDLIRIYTKEPDADTYSPKPFVLKRGSTVGDLARRIHSRFYEGFRYARVWRIDRFPLGVKRVGINYVLTDGDIVEIHSSL; encoded by the coding sequence ATGCCTGCTAACTTACCACCTGAGGCTGGGAAGAAGTGGGAGAAGGTCATGGAGGCCAAGACACCTGAGGAGAAGCTGAAGGCACTTGAGGATTTCCTTAGCGCTGTGCCTAAACATAAGGGTACGGAGAACCTGATCCACTGGGCCAGGAGGAGGATGGCTCAGTTAAGAAGGGAGATAGAGGAGAGGAAGGTCAAGGAGAGATCATTGAGATCAGGTAGTGGGGTTAATATCTATGTTGAGAAGGAGGGTGATGCCCAGGTTGTGATTGTTGGTCCACCATCATCAGGCAAGTCAAGCCTATTGAGATGTTTAACGAACGTTAAGGTTGAACCCGATGATATACCATTCTCATCCCTTGAGCCAATACCTGGCATGTTTATTCATGACAATGTATACTTCCAATTGGTGAAGTTACCATCAATGAATATTGAGGATGTAGATTCTGATGTGAATTCCATGGCGCTGTCAATGATTAGGAATGCGGATAGTGCAATAGTGGTTCTTGACGCAAGTGGCGATGTTGAGGTTCAGTACAATGCCTTGAAGAGCATCCTAAGGGAGAACGGCATATACATAATTAGGCCCAGGGGATTTGTTACAATAGAGAGAAAGCCAACAGGCGGTGTTCAGGTTATTGGTAGGTTGATTAATGGTACTGCAGAGGACGTTAAGAAGTTACTGGTTAATTATGGCATAAATAATGCGTTGGTTACAATAAATGGTGAGGCCACGCTAGATGATGTTGAGGAATCAATATTTAAGGAAATAGTGTATAAGCCCTCGCTCGTATTGATAAATAAGATAGACCTGGCAGATAATGATTATGTAAAGAGCATTACCGCGAAGTTAAGTGGTGAGGTGACGGTACTAACGGCGTCACTTAAGAATTGTGCCATTGATTCTAGGGCTCTTGGTGAGTCGTTATTGAAGATCATGGACTTAATAAGGATTTATACGAAGGAACCTGATGCAGATACATACTCACCAAAACCCTTTGTTCTTAAGAGGGGTTCTACTGTTGGTGATTTGGCCAGGAGGATTCATAGCAGGTTTTATGAGGGGTTTAGGTATGCCAGGGTTTGGAGAATTGATAGGTTCCCACTAGGTGTTAAGAGAGTTGGTATTAATTATGTTCTTACTGATGGTGATATTGTGGAGATACACTCATCATTGTGA
- a CDS encoding RNA-guided endonuclease InsQ/TnpB family protein, with protein sequence MSGRYPKEKRPGRYYSLAYPQGGWKVLATRSIRHGRKGLMLLRLSNLGIFKVIVHRDFPLNKVARVTIKLYRGGMLYVIFTVEDYEYPKMPRTGRVVGLDVGVERLITASDGWFIPNPRPLEGVLYRIRRLHRALSRKVKGSRNGRRLGLGWLGLMNASPTSGGTCTLRLVSTWR encoded by the coding sequence TTGAGCGGGAGGTACCCTAAAGAGAAGAGACCTGGCAGGTACTACTCACTGGCGTATCCACAGGGTGGTTGGAAAGTGCTTGCCACTAGGTCGATTAGGCATGGGAGGAAGGGGCTAATGCTGTTGAGGTTAAGTAACCTAGGGATATTCAAGGTTATTGTCCATAGGGACTTCCCACTGAATAAGGTGGCTAGGGTAACAATAAAGCTTTACAGGGGTGGTATGCTCTACGTAATATTCACGGTTGAGGATTATGAGTATCCAAAAATGCCGAGGACTGGTAGGGTTGTTGGGCTTGATGTTGGTGTTGAGAGGCTTATCACAGCCAGTGATGGCTGGTTCATACCCAACCCAAGGCCATTGGAGGGGGTGCTTTATAGGATTAGGAGGTTGCACAGGGCATTAAGCCGTAAGGTCAAGGGCTCTAGGAATGGGAGGAGACTAGGGTTAGGTTGGCTAGGGCTTATGAACGCCTCGCCAACTTCAGGAGGGACTTGTACTTTAAGGTTAGTAAGTACTTGGCGTTGA
- a CDS encoding replication factor C small subunit: protein MSSEETLWVEKYRPSRIDDIIDQDHVKARVKEMLANGNIPHLLFFGPPGTGKTTMALAIARELYGDAWRENVLELNASDERGIAMIREKVKEFAKTIPTVKAPFRLIILDEADNMTPDAQQALRRIMEMYTSSVRFILLANYSSGIIEPIQSRCSLFRFSPLPKDAVLGRLRDIASREGVKVTDEALEAIWDISQGDMRKAINTLQAAASLGGVVDEEAVYKALGKVSPTRVRAIITEAVIGDFSKAVKEAMSLIRDEGADPLDIIKIAHREVASATSQLKVPEELKPKAIYIVGEHHYRLLRGSSGELQVYGLLARIRRLLREGYK from the coding sequence ATGTCCTCTGAAGAGACTCTATGGGTTGAGAAGTATCGTCCTTCGAGGATTGATGACATTATTGACCAGGACCACGTTAAAGCTAGAGTAAAGGAGATGCTTGCCAATGGTAATATACCTCACCTGCTGTTCTTTGGTCCTCCTGGTACTGGTAAGACTACGATGGCTCTTGCCATAGCCCGTGAGCTGTATGGTGATGCTTGGCGTGAGAATGTCCTTGAACTAAACGCAAGCGACGAGAGGGGTATTGCAATGATTAGGGAGAAGGTTAAGGAATTCGCAAAAACAATACCTACTGTGAAAGCTCCCTTTAGGTTGATAATACTTGATGAGGCTGATAACATGACGCCAGACGCTCAGCAAGCCCTTAGGAGGATAATGGAGATGTATACATCATCTGTTAGGTTCATTTTATTGGCAAATTATTCATCTGGAATTATTGAACCAATTCAATCAAGGTGCTCCTTATTCAGGTTTTCTCCTTTGCCTAAGGATGCTGTTCTTGGTAGGCTTAGGGATATTGCTTCGAGGGAGGGTGTTAAGGTTACTGATGAGGCCCTCGAGGCCATCTGGGACATAAGCCAGGGAGACATGAGAAAAGCAATAAACACACTACAGGCAGCGGCTTCGTTAGGTGGCGTAGTTGATGAGGAAGCGGTTTATAAGGCGTTGGGTAAGGTCAGTCCAACAAGGGTTAGGGCAATAATAACGGAGGCTGTTATCGGTGATTTCAGTAAAGCCGTTAAGGAAGCGATGTCGTTGATAAGGGATGAGGGTGCCGACCCGCTTGATATAATTAAGATAGCCCATAGGGAAGTTGCCTCTGCGACCTCGCAGTTAAAGGTTCCTGAGGAACTAAAGCCCAAGGCTATCTACATAGTTGGTGAGCATCATTATAGGTTACTTAGGGGGTCCAGCGGTGAGTTGCAGGTATATGGTTTGTTAGCCAGAATTAGGAGGTTACTTCGTGAAGGCTATAAATAA
- a CDS encoding transcription initiation factor IIB: protein MSNPEQERKDQQGGSNLLSKLKVSGKIIEFKSEGEEKLVCPYCGSTTFIFDYENGQVICAKCGSVVLEHVIDLRPEWRAFTAEEKETRARAGGPLNRLTSEALTTTIDWATKDASGKELDIKRKLEILKYRKWQQRVRVQTSYERNIIQAMNELSRISSQLGIPKACVDEAMGVYEQVLTKGLVRGRSVEAIVAACLHMACRKIGMPRSLDEISQYTRASRKEVARCFRLIARELGVRLPLSDPKLYVPRIVEQLKLSGEILKEALNILEQAKRKGLTAGKDPAGLAAAAVYIASLLRGEVRTQKEVAMAAQVTEVTVRNRYKELARELNIKIPIK from the coding sequence ATGTCTAACCCCGAACAGGAAAGGAAGGATCAGCAGGGTGGATCTAATTTATTAAGTAAGTTGAAAGTATCAGGTAAAATTATAGAATTCAAATCCGAGGGTGAGGAAAAGCTTGTGTGTCCATACTGTGGATCAACAACGTTCATCTTCGATTACGAAAATGGTCAAGTAATTTGTGCTAAATGTGGTTCAGTGGTTCTTGAACACGTTATTGACCTAAGGCCTGAGTGGAGGGCATTCACGGCTGAGGAGAAGGAAACAAGGGCAAGGGCTGGTGGTCCACTTAATAGATTAACCAGCGAGGCTTTAACTACGACGATTGATTGGGCAACCAAGGATGCAAGTGGTAAGGAGCTTGATATTAAGAGGAAGCTTGAGATTTTGAAGTATAGGAAGTGGCAGCAGAGGGTTAGGGTTCAGACGAGCTATGAGCGTAACATAATACAGGCAATGAATGAGTTGAGCAGGATATCCTCTCAGCTAGGTATTCCTAAGGCATGCGTTGATGAGGCTATGGGTGTCTATGAACAAGTATTAACGAAGGGCTTGGTCAGGGGTAGGAGCGTTGAGGCTATTGTCGCTGCATGCCTGCACATGGCCTGTAGGAAGATTGGAATGCCCAGGAGTCTTGATGAGATTAGTCAATACACTAGGGCGAGTAGGAAGGAGGTTGCTAGATGCTTTAGGCTTATTGCTAGGGAGTTGGGTGTTAGGTTGCCACTTAGTGACCCCAAGCTCTATGTGCCTAGGATTGTCGAGCAGTTGAAACTTAGTGGCGAGATACTTAAGGAGGCGCTTAATATTCTCGAGCAGGCTAAGAGGAAGGGCTTAACGGCAGGTAAGGACCCAGCTGGGCTCGCTGCCGCTGCGGTCTACATAGCATCCTTGCTAAGGGGTGAGGTCAGGACACAGAAGGAGGTCGCCATGGCCGCCCAGGTCACGGAGGTTACGGTTAGGAATAGGTATAAGGAGTTGGCAAGGGAATTGAATATCAAAATACCAATAAAGTAA
- a CDS encoding HIT family protein: MNCEICDLMGNEELIIMKNERIIVLHNPHPFNNGHLIIAPIRHQSINEISESLLIELMEITKRFINILGRVYNPHGFNVGISLTPHVHVQVVPRWNGDVSFMTLFFNVKVVPETVRESVSKIRNAVREYGL; the protein is encoded by the coding sequence GTGAATTGCGAAATATGTGATTTAATGGGTAATGAGGAATTGATAATAATGAAAAATGAAAGAATAATAGTTCTTCATAACCCACATCCATTTAATAACGGCCATTTAATAATTGCACCCATTAGGCATCAATCAATTAATGAAATTAGTGAGTCACTACTTATTGAGCTTATGGAGATAACAAAGAGATTCATTAATATTCTAGGGAGGGTTTATAATCCACATGGCTTTAATGTGGGGATATCGTTAACGCCGCATGTACATGTTCAGGTGGTTCCTCGGTGGAATGGTGATGTGAGTTTCATGACATTATTCTTCAATGTTAAGGTTGTTCCAGAAACCGTTAGGGAGTCCGTGAGTAAAATAAGGAATGCGGTGAGGGAGTATGGCCTTTGA
- a CDS encoding ribosomal protein L13e, translated as MSQTTQPSISPPPDPLVKKPRLISSGGSVLGSEWRVGRGYSIGEVRAVGLTVSEARLLGIRVDPNRDTIWDINVQRLREWLSKVIRGEVLPPEPALHKTIKIKRKKGRVFRALTPAGRKMRGLMSVGLRETHVHKWRKKARERIEKRRHEVVRTKGGH; from the coding sequence ATGTCGCAAACAACGCAACCGTCCATATCACCACCGCCGGATCCACTCGTTAAGAAGCCCAGGTTAATTAGTAGTGGTGGTAGTGTTTTAGGTAGTGAGTGGAGGGTTGGTAGGGGTTACTCAATTGGTGAGGTTAGGGCTGTTGGTTTAACGGTAAGTGAGGCTAGATTACTAGGCATTAGGGTTGATCCTAATAGGGATACCATTTGGGATATTAATGTTCAGAGACTTAGGGAGTGGTTGAGTAAGGTCATTAGAGGTGAGGTATTACCACCAGAACCTGCATTACATAAGACTATTAAGATAAAGCGTAAGAAGGGCAGGGTATTTAGGGCATTGACACCTGCGGGTCGTAAGATGAGGGGCTTAATGAGTGTTGGGTTAAGGGAGACTCATGTACATAAGTGGAGGAAGAAGGCTAGGGAAAGGATTGAGAAGAGGAGGCATGAGGTAGTTAGGACCAAGGGCGGTCATTAA
- a CDS encoding HAD family hydrolase: MKTLFFEVLNTLVRLTHFETESARLIRDELNIRISLDELASQFRKEWEDRYNMLISKGVYRSLRQLARETMISLLRKYSLSLSPAELDYFGNAISSLIVETSELYPDVIEAINALSQMSISMYILTNLDNDVAKKILLRNNLLRHFKGVVSSDLTKVGKPAIKIFQAALNRAGVPPSDALIVSGLVEDVIGAKFLDLKVVFVRRVDVQLPVKPFYEINTLTQLPEIISKLT, from the coding sequence ATGAAGACGCTGTTTTTTGAGGTACTTAATACATTGGTTAGGCTGACCCATTTTGAAACTGAAAGCGCCAGGCTAATTAGGGATGAATTAAACATAAGGATATCACTTGATGAATTAGCAAGTCAATTCAGGAAGGAGTGGGAGGACAGGTATAATATGTTGATAAGTAAGGGTGTTTACAGGTCATTGAGACAATTAGCTAGGGAAACAATGATATCACTGCTAAGGAAATACTCGCTAAGCCTAAGTCCGGCTGAACTTGATTACTTTGGTAATGCAATATCATCGCTCATAGTTGAAACATCAGAGCTTTATCCTGATGTTATTGAGGCTATAAACGCGTTATCCCAGATGAGCATTTCAATGTATATACTCACGAACCTAGATAACGACGTAGCAAAGAAAATACTCCTTAGGAATAATTTGTTAAGGCATTTTAAGGGAGTTGTTAGTTCAGACTTAACAAAGGTTGGTAAACCTGCGATTAAGATATTCCAAGCAGCACTAAATAGGGCTGGTGTCCCGCCGAGTGATGCACTAATTGTGAGTGGCTTGGTTGAGGATGTTATTGGTGCTAAATTCCTTGACTTGAAGGTAGTGTTTGTGAGGAGAGTTGATGTGCAATTACCCGTTAAGCCATTTTATGAAATAAATACACTAACGCAATTACCAGAAATAATAAGTAAGCTTACCTAA